Proteins encoded within one genomic window of Spodoptera frugiperda isolate SF20-4 chromosome 7, AGI-APGP_CSIRO_Sfru_2.0, whole genome shotgun sequence:
- the LOC118265863 gene encoding uncharacterized protein LOC118265863, whose amino-acid sequence MIRNIALTLVVVVASHMCLANPVPEPDPVHRTHVRIHVPYEVHTLHHHHVETVPVIKEVPVIKPVPVIKEVPIIKTLPVVQTVHVPVHHTVHVEKPVFVPIKEHISFSSWH is encoded by the exons ATGATCCGCAACATTGCt tTGACCCTGGTCGTAGTGGTCGCTAGCCACATGTGCTTAGCGAACCCCGTACCAGAACCAGACCCCGTTCACAGAACACA CGTGAGAATTCACGTGCCATATGAAGTGCATACCTTACACCACCATCACGTTGAAACCGTTCCTGTGATCAAAGAGGTCCCTGTGATCAAACCAGTGCCTGTCATTAAGGAGGTCCCGATTATCAAAACTTTGCCTGTAGTCCAAACTGTTCATGTACCAGTGCATCATACCGTACATGTCGAGAAACCAGTGTTCGTGCCAATTAAAGAGCATATCTCCTTCTCTTCTTGGCACTAA